From the genome of Triticum aestivum cultivar Chinese Spring chromosome 3B, IWGSC CS RefSeq v2.1, whole genome shotgun sequence, one region includes:
- the LOC123072348 gene encoding uncharacterized protein has translation MKRRPAASVFAGSEVQSVPKKAKKMIHFSRDELTGSAFVAFGIILFVGFFYAAVVSKMLPPYENRLLSAIQNDRYYCLLVPLTLPMIIVAVYLHWLSMKMFKHA, from the exons ATGAAGCGGCGGCCTGCGGCGAG TGTCTTTGCAGGATCAGAGGTTCAGTCTGTACCTaagaaggccaaaaaaatgatACACTTTTCTAGAGATGAACTGACGGGGTCAGCATTTGTTGCATTTGGCATCATATTATTTGTGGGTTTCTTCTATGCCGCTGTTGTGTCCAAAATGCTTCCACCTTACGAGAACCGGCTTCTGTCTGCCATCCAAAATGATAG GTATTACTGCCTACTTGTGCCCTTGACACTTCCTATGATAATTGTGGCTGTCTATCTGCATTGGCTAAGCATGAAGATGTTCAAGCATGCCTGA